Proteins from a genomic interval of Caldicellulosiruptor diazotrophicus:
- a CDS encoding DNA-3-methyladenine glycosylase family protein, giving the protein MNIKEYTGFLRVSGVEINFDATFFSGQCFRWKKAEYGYIGVVNRKIVLVYPQDNNTFDIYNCSPDEFKRFFYWYFDLDKDYNLILKELSYHDKILKKAVEKYRGMRLLNQEPFECMISFIISQNNNIKRIQMLVERLCQAYGEKVEYRGFFSWAFPEIEDLKKISSEDLKRLGLGYRAEYIKDAIAKLDEGKIDFEGLKSLNSDEARKILKTVKGIGDKVADCILLYSLQKYDVFPVDVWVKRALREYYGIENTKQLRQFIKSFGELAGYAQLFLFNYIRNRNE; this is encoded by the coding sequence TTGAATATAAAAGAGTATACTGGTTTTCTTCGCGTAAGTGGAGTAGAGATTAATTTTGACGCCACATTTTTTAGCGGGCAGTGTTTTAGATGGAAAAAGGCAGAATATGGATACATAGGAGTTGTAAATAGAAAAATAGTTTTAGTATATCCCCAGGATAACAATACTTTCGACATATACAACTGTTCACCTGATGAGTTCAAAAGATTTTTTTACTGGTATTTTGACTTGGATAAAGACTATAATTTGATTTTAAAAGAACTTTCTTATCATGATAAGATTTTGAAAAAAGCAGTTGAGAAGTACAGAGGTATGAGACTTTTAAATCAAGAACCTTTTGAATGTATGATTTCTTTTATAATATCTCAGAATAACAACATAAAAAGAATTCAAATGTTGGTGGAAAGACTTTGCCAGGCTTATGGGGAAAAAGTAGAATACAGAGGTTTTTTTTCTTGGGCATTTCCAGAAATTGAGGACTTAAAAAAGATTTCATCAGAAGATTTAAAACGCTTAGGGTTAGGTTATAGAGCAGAGTATATCAAAGATGCAATTGCTAAATTAGATGAGGGTAAAATAGACTTTGAAGGTCTTAAGTCTTTGAATAGTGATGAAGCAAGGAAGATTTTAAAAACGGTAAAAGGGATAGGAGATAAGGTTGCTGACTGCATATTGCTTTATTCATTGCAAAAGTATGATGTGTTCCCTGTAGATGTGTGGGTGAAGCGTGCCTTGAGAGAATATTATGGAATAGAAAATACCAAACAGCTGAGACAATTTATAAAGTCGTTTGGAGAACTTGCTGGGTATGCGCAGCTTTTTTTATTTAACTACATTAGAAACCGCAATGAATAA
- a CDS encoding DUF1385 domain-containing protein, producing the protein MKKTTIGGMALIEGIMMKGPKKISIVIRRPNGELYKEVRDLSIDDTNKLKKIPFIRGIFILFEQMILGTKALMKSADIALEELPDEEKDKQKDFVDKFFEKKFFQKLGITDIAIYFSVVVSMVLGILLFFYIPTWSVEVLKGFSLSSFWKNIIEGIVRVIIFVLYLLFASQMKEIKRVFEYHGAEHKTIFAYENGEELSIQSIKKYSTHHPRCGTSFLFIVIIISIIIFTISGWQSVVMRTLIRLLLLPVIVGISYEIIRWSGKSESALAKIISYPGLWLQNITTKEPDEKQIEVAIEALKEVVPEDKKLDEW; encoded by the coding sequence ATGAAAAAAACTACTATTGGTGGAATGGCTCTTATAGAAGGCATAATGATGAAAGGTCCGAAAAAAATCTCCATTGTTATAAGAAGACCAAATGGTGAGCTTTATAAAGAGGTGAGAGATTTATCAATAGATGATACAAACAAATTGAAAAAGATTCCTTTTATAAGAGGAATATTTATCTTATTTGAGCAGATGATTCTTGGGACGAAAGCTTTGATGAAATCTGCTGACATTGCTTTAGAAGAGTTGCCAGATGAAGAAAAAGATAAACAGAAAGATTTTGTAGACAAATTTTTTGAAAAAAAGTTTTTTCAAAAGCTTGGTATTACCGATATAGCTATTTATTTTTCTGTAGTTGTATCCATGGTTCTCGGAATACTTCTATTTTTTTATATTCCTACTTGGTCTGTTGAGGTACTGAAAGGTTTTAGTCTCAGTAGCTTTTGGAAAAACATTATAGAAGGAATAGTTAGAGTAATAATTTTTGTTCTTTATCTTTTATTTGCATCCCAGATGAAGGAGATAAAAAGGGTCTTTGAGTATCACGGGGCGGAACACAAAACAATTTTTGCATATGAAAATGGTGAAGAGTTAAGCATTCAAAGTATAAAAAAATATTCTACACATCATCCGCGATGCGGAACAAGCTTTTTGTTCATTGTGATAATTATCAGTATAATCATTTTTACTATCTCCGGTTGGCAATCTGTTGTTATGAGGACTCTAATACGACTTTTACTTCTTCCTGTAATTGTTGGTATATCATATGAGATAATAAGATGGTCTGGGAAAAGTGAAAGTGCTTTAGCAAAAATAATATCATATCCTGGGCTTTGGCTTCAGAACATTACAACAAAAGAGCCTGATGAAAAGCAGATAGAAGTTGCAATTGAGGCATTAAAAGAGGTAGTGCCGGAGGATAAGAAACTTGATGAGTGGTAG
- the prfA gene encoding peptide chain release factor 1 translates to MIEKLQVIEEKYLELEKKIADPEIISQPQEWQKLMKEHSNLQPIVEKFREYKRILDTIKEAEDLLDTDLDEDFEKLVKEELNRAKEQKEIVETQLKILLLPKDPNDEKNVIMEIRAGAGGEEAALFAAELFRMYSRYAERKNWKVEVMSTSESDLDGFKEVIFMISGKGAYSRLKYESGVHRVQRVPVTESGGRIHTSTATVAVLPEVEDVEVEIREEDLEIDTFRAGGAGGQHVNKTESAVRIVHKPTGIVVTCQDERSQHANRDRAMKILRARLYDYYQSIQQKEIESQRRSQVGTGDRSERIRTYNFPQGRVTDHRIGLTLYKLEQILDGDLDEIIDALITHFQTERLKEVV, encoded by the coding sequence ATGATAGAAAAGCTTCAAGTAATTGAGGAAAAATATTTAGAGCTTGAGAAAAAGATTGCAGACCCTGAGATAATAAGCCAACCACAAGAGTGGCAAAAACTTATGAAAGAACATAGCAATCTTCAGCCAATTGTAGAGAAGTTCAGAGAATACAAAAGGATTTTAGACACTATCAAAGAGGCTGAAGATCTTTTAGATACAGACCTTGATGAAGATTTTGAAAAACTTGTAAAAGAAGAGCTAAATCGGGCAAAAGAACAGAAAGAGATTGTGGAAACACAGCTCAAGATTTTACTTTTGCCCAAGGATCCTAACGACGAAAAAAATGTTATAATGGAGATAAGAGCAGGTGCAGGTGGTGAGGAAGCAGCACTTTTTGCAGCAGAGCTTTTCAGGATGTATTCAAGGTATGCAGAGAGGAAAAACTGGAAAGTTGAAGTGATGTCGACAAGTGAGAGTGATTTGGATGGGTTTAAAGAGGTAATTTTTATGATAAGCGGAAAAGGTGCGTATAGCAGGCTCAAATATGAAAGTGGAGTTCACAGAGTTCAGAGAGTTCCTGTGACAGAGTCAGGCGGAAGAATTCATACATCAACTGCAACTGTTGCCGTTTTGCCAGAAGTTGAGGATGTTGAAGTTGAGATAAGAGAAGAGGACCTTGAGATAGATACGTTCAGAGCAGGCGGTGCGGGAGGTCAGCATGTAAACAAGACAGAGTCAGCTGTTAGAATTGTTCACAAGCCCACGGGAATTGTTGTAACCTGCCAGGACGAAAGGTCGCAGCATGCAAACAGGGACAGGGCAATGAAGATACTGAGGGCAAGGCTTTATGATTACTATCAGAGTATTCAGCAAAAAGAGATAGAAAGCCAAAGAAGAAGCCAAGTTGGAACAGGTGACAGAAGTGAGAGAATAAGAACATATAACTTTCCTCAGGGACGTGTGACAGATCATAGAATTGGTCTTACCTTGTACAAGCTTGAGCAGATTTTAGATGGTGATCTTGATGAGATTATCGATGCTCTAATTACTCATTTTCAGACAGAAAGATTAAAGGAAGTAGTTTAA
- a CDS encoding flagellar motor protein, with protein MDILSIGGLILGFGSLLTAFIIEKGNPAKLLQISAAMIVFGGTIAAVLVSFPMSQIKTAVKHFKMVFMDKKIDFASVVEQLVQLSDRARKEGLLALEQEIPNIQNPLLKKGLGLVVDGIEGEVIRDILDREVYLAEDELKEAAEVFEAAGGYSPTMGIIGTVMGLISVLSNLTNPDELGPAIAVAFVATLYGVSSANLIWLNFGKKIKTKAKQERMLNEIIVEGLLSIQAGENPRILREKIGGMLKEAGQKQSQAQEPAGATVGG; from the coding sequence ATGGATATTCTTTCAATTGGTGGATTAATATTAGGATTCGGTTCACTTTTGACTGCATTTATAATAGAAAAAGGTAATCCTGCAAAGCTTTTACAGATTTCAGCTGCCATGATTGTTTTTGGGGGAACAATTGCTGCAGTCCTTGTTTCATTTCCAATGTCACAGATAAAAACTGCTGTAAAACATTTTAAAATGGTTTTTATGGATAAAAAAATTGATTTTGCAAGTGTGGTTGAACAACTTGTCCAGCTTTCTGACAGGGCGCGAAAAGAAGGGCTTTTGGCTTTAGAGCAAGAAATTCCCAATATACAAAATCCACTTTTGAAAAAGGGTTTGGGACTTGTTGTTGATGGTATTGAAGGAGAAGTGATTAGGGATATTTTGGACAGAGAAGTTTACCTTGCTGAAGATGAACTTAAAGAAGCAGCTGAGGTATTTGAAGCAGCAGGTGGATATTCACCTACAATGGGTATTATTGGTACTGTTATGGGACTTATTTCTGTGCTTTCAAACTTAACAAATCCAGATGAGCTTGGTCCGGCCATAGCTGTTGCATTTGTTGCGACTTTATATGGCGTTTCATCTGCCAACCTTATCTGGCTCAACTTTGGTAAAAAGATAAAGACAAAGGCAAAGCAGGAAAGAATGTTAAATGAGATAATCGTGGAAGGGCTTTTGTCAATTCAGGCTGGTGAAAACCCAAGAATACTTAGAGAAAAAATTGGTGGGATGCTAAAAGAAGCTGGTCAGAAGCAAAGCCAAGCTCAAGAACCGGCTGGTGCAACTGTTGGGGGGTAA
- the prmC gene encoding peptide chain release factor N(5)-glutamine methyltransferase, with product MSGRLKTIGEVLNEAVLMLKDYCEKRKEDYNKIALMMVSQILEIDKTEVILNKRLPVGQDKYEKIVNAISKYLQDYPLQYCTNKAFFMGLEFYVDENVLIPRFDTEVLVEVAIEIFKGRKNLYFLDIGTGSGCIAVALCKFLDCNVLAVDISERALEIARKNAELNGVENRILFVRSNLFENIPKNIKFDAILSNPPYISESERFKLEKQVLKEPHIALFSKEDGLWFFKEIANKAKLYLKDGGYIIFEVGFSQAEEVKRILEQNGYENIKSRKDLNNIERCIFAING from the coding sequence ATGAGTGGTAGGTTAAAGACTATTGGTGAGGTCTTAAATGAAGCTGTTTTAATGTTAAAAGATTATTGTGAAAAAAGAAAAGAAGACTATAATAAGATTGCTCTTATGATGGTTTCGCAAATACTTGAGATTGACAAAACAGAGGTTATTTTAAATAAAAGGTTGCCTGTAGGACAAGACAAATATGAAAAGATTGTAAATGCTATTTCCAAATATTTACAAGACTATCCTCTTCAATATTGTACGAATAAAGCTTTCTTTATGGGTCTTGAGTTTTATGTTGATGAGAATGTTTTGATTCCACGATTTGACACAGAGGTTTTGGTAGAGGTTGCTATAGAAATATTTAAAGGTAGGAAGAATCTATACTTTTTAGATATTGGCACTGGTAGTGGCTGCATCGCAGTGGCTCTTTGCAAATTTTTAGATTGCAATGTTTTAGCTGTTGATATTTCGGAAAGAGCGCTTGAGATTGCGAGGAAGAATGCAGAATTGAATGGTGTAGAAAATAGGATTTTATTTGTGAGGAGCAACTTATTCGAAAATATTCCCAAAAATATTAAATTTGATGCCATACTTAGCAATCCACCTTATATCTCTGAAAGTGAAAGGTTCAAGCTTGAGAAGCAAGTTTTAAAAGAGCCGCATATAGCTCTGTTTTCAAAAGAGGATGGGCTTTGGTTTTTCAAAGAGATTGCAAACAAAGCAAAGCTATATCTCAAAGATGGTGGTTATATTATTTTTGAAGTAGGATTTTCTCAAGCTGAAGAAGTCAAGAGAATTTTAGAGCAAAACGGTTATGAGAATATAAAGTCAAGAAAGGATTTGAATAATATTGAAAGATGTATCTTTGCAATAAATGGGTAA
- a CDS encoding N-acetylmuramoyl-L-alanine amidase family protein, producing the protein MKICIDPGHGGKDPGAIGKNNTKEKDITLAIAKKLKFILEDGTNAKVILTRESDILPWGEKSVKEDLKARSEIANRNLVDIFVSIHCNSSKNESARGVETFYYKTSQKGFLLAIEVQKSIVESIKTINRGVKFADFFVLRATKMPAILIECGFLSNPEEEKMLNNQNYQTQIALAIAKGIVNYQKNIDKA; encoded by the coding sequence ATGAAGATATGTATAGACCCAGGCCATGGTGGGAAAGACCCTGGAGCAATAGGAAAAAACAACACCAAAGAAAAAGATATAACACTTGCAATTGCTAAAAAATTAAAATTCATATTGGAAGATGGCACAAATGCCAAAGTGATTTTGACAAGAGAGTCTGATATTTTGCCTTGGGGTGAAAAAAGTGTAAAAGAAGACTTAAAAGCAAGGAGTGAAATAGCAAACAGGAATTTGGTGGACATCTTTGTCAGCATTCATTGCAACAGCAGTAAGAATGAATCTGCAAGGGGTGTAGAGACTTTTTATTACAAAACCAGCCAGAAAGGATTTTTGCTTGCCATTGAGGTGCAAAAAAGCATAGTTGAGTCAATAAAAACCATAAATCGCGGAGTTAAATTTGCAGACTTTTTTGTGCTGAGAGCTACCAAAATGCCTGCAATCTTAATTGAGTGCGGTTTTTTGAGCAATCCTGAAGAGGAAAAAATGCTAAATAATCAAAATTACCAGACTCAAATTGCTTTAGCAATTGCAAAGGGAATTGTGAATTATCAAAAAAATATTGATAAAGCATAA
- a CDS encoding NAD(P)-dependent malic enzyme: MDVKMLALQLHRQHRGKIALKSKVSVDNQHDLSVYYTPGVAEPCREIAKNKSLVYEYTSKSNWVAVVTNGTAVLGLGDIGVHASLPVMEGKAILFKQFGGVDAFPICIASKDVDEIVKTVKLIETSFGGINLEDISAPACFEIEEKLIESLDIPVFHDDQHGTAVVALAALINSLKIVNKKISDVKIVINGAGAAGIATAKLLLKYGAKNIVVCDKCGSIFEGREEDMNKYKEEIARITNREGIKGSLHRAIEGADVFIGLSVANVLDEDDIKKMSDDAIVMAMANPIPEIMPDIAKRAGARIVCTGRSDFNNQVNNVLAFPGIFRGALDVMATRITDEMKIAAAEAIAQIAEQELSEDYVIPKPFDKKVAFEVALAVAKKAMEQKVAKLYLNDDELTSRILSMLGM; encoded by the coding sequence ATGGATGTAAAAATGCTTGCACTGCAGCTTCACAGACAACATAGAGGAAAGATTGCCCTCAAAAGCAAAGTTAGTGTAGATAATCAGCACGACCTCAGTGTATACTATACACCCGGTGTTGCAGAACCTTGCAGGGAGATTGCAAAGAATAAGTCTCTTGTGTATGAGTATACATCTAAATCCAACTGGGTTGCAGTGGTAACAAATGGTACAGCTGTTTTGGGTTTGGGAGACATTGGTGTGCATGCCTCTTTGCCTGTTATGGAAGGCAAAGCAATTTTGTTTAAACAGTTTGGCGGAGTTGATGCATTCCCCATTTGCATAGCTTCAAAGGATGTTGATGAGATTGTAAAGACAGTAAAACTTATTGAAACATCCTTTGGAGGAATAAACTTAGAAGATATTAGTGCACCGGCATGCTTTGAAATTGAAGAGAAGCTGATAGAAAGTCTTGATATTCCTGTATTTCATGATGACCAGCATGGAACTGCTGTAGTAGCACTGGCAGCTTTGATAAATTCTCTTAAAATTGTAAATAAAAAAATATCAGATGTAAAAATAGTCATAAATGGTGCTGGTGCTGCTGGAATTGCAACTGCAAAACTTTTATTAAAGTATGGAGCAAAAAACATTGTTGTTTGTGATAAATGTGGTTCCATATTTGAAGGAAGAGAAGAGGATATGAATAAGTACAAAGAAGAAATAGCAAGAATTACCAACAGAGAAGGAATAAAAGGTTCGCTGCACAGAGCGATTGAAGGTGCGGATGTATTTATTGGTCTTTCTGTTGCAAATGTCCTGGATGAAGATGATATTAAAAAGATGTCAGATGATGCAATTGTGATGGCAATGGCAAATCCAATACCAGAGATTATGCCAGATATTGCAAAAAGGGCAGGAGCAAGAATTGTTTGTACAGGAAGGTCTGATTTTAATAACCAGGTCAATAACGTGCTGGCGTTTCCAGGTATTTTTAGGGGAGCGCTTGATGTTATGGCAACAAGGATAACAGATGAGATGAAGATAGCAGCTGCAGAGGCTATAGCTCAGATTGCAGAGCAAGAACTTTCAGAGGATTATGTAATTCCAAAGCCTTTTGACAAGAAAGTAGCCTTTGAGGTAGCTTTAGCAGTCGCAAAAAAGGCAATGGAACAAAAGGTTGCGAAACTGTATCTGAATGATGATGAGCTTACATCAAGGATTTTGTCTATGTTAGGCATGTAA
- the rho gene encoding transcription termination factor Rho, protein MPGSLDEFLKGKSIIELREIAKSLGIQKYSLLKKGELMEAIKNFLGSSEEDATVLEGIGKKEKSKRGRKKKSETAEVQQTFELKSEEQDSKVEETEEKEEGKPSEMKNKEENNKKEQILLKHIQKEEKAEISTEVSVNKEKKEESKVIELKPKKEEKREDKMQIEIPPELKELEGKVEIGGIGEGVLEIIYEPGGGGGYGFLRDDSFVPGPNDIYVSPSQIRKFNLKTGDKIRGPIRLPKENEKFAGLLYVQSVNDMKPEEVAKRTPFEDLTPIFPNKRIILENKNEPKDLAVRLIDLIAPIGRGQRGLIVAPPKAGKTTLLKKIANSILTNYDDLHLIVLLIDERPEEVTDMQDSIKAEIHYSTFDETPEHHIKVAEMVLERAMRLVECKKDVVILLDSLTRLARAYNLVEPPSGRTLSGGLDPNALHKPKKFFGAARNLKEGGSLTILATALIETGSRMDDVIFEEFKGTGNMELHLDRKLSEKRIFPAIDINKSGTRREELLLSEEEKAAVDAIRRALSNFGTAETTERIISMLSQTKSNEEFIRKILQNLR, encoded by the coding sequence GTGCCTGGGTCACTTGATGAGTTTTTAAAGGGAAAGTCTATTATTGAACTTAGAGAAATAGCAAAAAGTCTGGGTATTCAAAAATATTCTTTGCTAAAAAAAGGTGAATTGATGGAAGCTATTAAAAATTTTCTGGGAAGTTCAGAAGAAGATGCCACAGTTCTTGAGGGCATTGGTAAAAAAGAAAAAAGTAAAAGAGGAAGAAAGAAGAAATCAGAAACTGCAGAAGTTCAACAGACTTTTGAGTTAAAGAGTGAAGAACAGGATTCAAAGGTTGAAGAGACTGAGGAAAAGGAAGAGGGAAAACCAAGCGAAATGAAAAATAAAGAAGAGAATAACAAAAAAGAGCAGATTTTGTTAAAACACATACAAAAAGAAGAAAAAGCTGAAATCTCAACAGAGGTTAGTGTGAATAAGGAAAAAAAAGAAGAGAGTAAGGTAATAGAGTTAAAACCTAAAAAAGAAGAAAAAAGAGAGGATAAGATGCAGATAGAAATTCCACCAGAGTTAAAAGAACTTGAAGGTAAAGTGGAGATAGGCGGCATAGGAGAAGGAGTTTTGGAGATAATTTATGAGCCCGGGGGCGGTGGCGGTTACGGATTTTTGCGTGATGATTCGTTTGTTCCTGGTCCAAACGACATATATGTTTCGCCATCTCAAATCAGAAAGTTTAATCTCAAAACAGGAGATAAAATTAGAGGGCCCATTAGACTCCCAAAAGAAAATGAGAAGTTTGCTGGACTTTTATATGTTCAGAGCGTCAACGATATGAAACCAGAAGAAGTTGCAAAACGCACTCCTTTTGAAGACCTTACCCCTATTTTCCCAAACAAAAGAATAATTTTGGAAAATAAAAATGAACCTAAAGATTTAGCGGTAAGACTCATAGACCTTATTGCGCCAATTGGAAGAGGCCAGAGAGGATTAATTGTAGCACCACCAAAAGCAGGTAAAACAACACTATTAAAGAAGATAGCAAATAGTATTCTGACAAACTATGATGATTTGCATTTGATTGTACTGCTCATCGATGAAAGACCTGAAGAGGTCACTGATATGCAAGACTCAATAAAAGCAGAGATACATTACTCTACATTTGATGAAACTCCGGAACACCACATAAAAGTTGCTGAAATGGTTTTAGAGAGAGCTATGAGACTTGTTGAATGTAAAAAAGATGTTGTAATTTTGTTAGATAGCTTAACAAGGCTTGCACGTGCTTATAACTTGGTTGAACCACCTTCTGGCAGAACACTTTCTGGCGGTCTTGACCCGAACGCTCTTCACAAGCCTAAAAAGTTTTTTGGTGCTGCAAGAAATCTTAAAGAAGGTGGTAGTCTTACTATCCTTGCAACAGCATTGATTGAAACAGGGTCACGAATGGATGATGTCATATTTGAAGAGTTCAAGGGTACTGGTAACATGGAGTTGCACCTTGACAGAAAACTTTCTGAAAAACGAATATTCCCAGCTATTGATATAAACAAATCAGGGACGCGAAGAGAAGAACTTTTGCTGTCTGAAGAAGAAAAAGCAGCTGTTGATGCTATCAGAAGAGCACTTTCTAATTTTGGGACAGCTGAAACTACAGAGAGAATTATAAGTATGCTTTCCCAAACAAAGTCAAATGAAGAATTCATAAGAAAGATATTACAAAATTTAAGATAA
- a CDS encoding MFS transporter: MTSEDQERELKRLEVFAYKNLKRNSIISIADGSIFAIGSGMLPVSTVIVYFISNYVHSNTLIGLLTTLNVLLSNSPQILVAKKLEMLETYKEYFIKVALLMRLMWFLLAIDVFVFAANNKLLFIILFYIIFSLQGFFASFANITWFNLILKLVPERQRSKFFGIRSSIGGLCETFGAFLMGKILRLLHFPYNYGLLFLISFLIMMLSLYIASMMKEIPIKKPKKEIDNKHYFRSMFLILKEDRNFTYYLLSVLFIGALGKMPFGFQTIFAKNSLNISTQHVAVATTILLFSQTVGYMLWGVIGSKYGFKSTLLISALIFLPAIYFTYLMSSIEIYYFSVALFGIAQSARNVNESNMAAKLCKDPLKQPSYIGLRNFIMGPFFAFNSIIAGGIIDVLGKNILFLISFSCMALGFFILCCLVKED, translated from the coding sequence GTGACATCTGAAGACCAAGAACGGGAACTCAAAAGACTTGAGGTGTTTGCCTATAAAAATTTGAAGAGAAACTCTATCATTTCTATTGCAGATGGATCAATATTTGCAATTGGAAGTGGTATGCTTCCAGTCTCTACTGTGATAGTTTATTTTATTTCAAACTATGTCCATTCAAATACATTGATTGGACTTTTGACAACTTTGAATGTACTTTTGTCAAACTCTCCGCAGATACTTGTTGCTAAAAAACTTGAGATGCTTGAAACATATAAAGAATATTTTATAAAAGTTGCTTTGCTTATGAGGCTTATGTGGTTTTTGCTTGCTATTGATGTGTTTGTATTTGCTGCTAACAATAAGCTCTTATTTATAATTCTTTTTTACATAATTTTTAGTCTTCAAGGTTTTTTTGCTTCATTTGCCAATATAACGTGGTTCAATCTTATACTAAAGCTTGTTCCTGAAAGACAAAGGAGCAAATTTTTTGGTATAAGGTCATCGATAGGGGGACTGTGTGAGACATTTGGAGCCTTTTTGATGGGGAAAATATTGAGGCTTTTACACTTTCCTTATAACTATGGTCTTTTATTTTTAATTTCGTTTTTGATAATGATGCTCTCATTGTACATAGCTTCTATGATGAAAGAGATTCCTATCAAGAAACCCAAAAAGGAAATTGACAATAAGCATTATTTTAGGAGTATGTTTTTGATACTAAAAGAAGATAGGAATTTTACATATTATCTTCTTTCAGTTTTATTTATTGGCGCACTGGGTAAAATGCCATTTGGTTTTCAAACTATATTTGCAAAAAATAGTCTAAATATTTCAACACAACATGTTGCAGTAGCAACCACAATATTGCTTTTTTCTCAAACAGTAGGATATATGCTCTGGGGAGTAATCGGTTCAAAGTACGGGTTTAAAAGTACCCTTTTAATTTCTGCTTTGATATTTTTGCCTGCAATATATTTTACATACCTTATGAGCTCTATAGAAATATATTACTTTTCTGTTGCCCTGTTTGGGATTGCTCAAAGTGCAAGGAACGTAAACGAGAGCAATATGGCTGCAAAACTTTGCAAGGACCCATTAAAACAGCCATCTTATATTGGTCTTAGAAACTTTATTATGGGGCCATTTTTTGCGTTTAATTCAATAATTGCAGGTGGTATAATTGATGTGCTTGGTAAAAATATTCTATTTTTAATATCATTTAGCTGTATGGCATTAGGATTCTTTATTCTATGTTGCTTGGTAAAAGAGGATTAA
- the rpmE gene encoding 50S ribosomal protein L31, translating to MKEGIHPTYYHDAVVRCACGETFITGSTKKEIHVEICSKCHPFFTGKQKFVDTTGRVERFMKKYGLDQK from the coding sequence ATGAAAGAAGGAATCCATCCAACATATTACCATGATGCAGTTGTCAGATGTGCGTGTGGTGAAACATTTATAACTGGTTCTACAAAAAAAGAAATCCATGTAGAAATTTGCTCAAAGTGCCATCCATTCTTTACAGGTAAACAAAAATTTGTTGATACAACAGGTAGAGTAGAAAGGTTTATGAAAAAATACGGACTTGACCAGAAATAG
- a CDS encoding PrsW family intramembrane metalloprotease, with translation MTLYKLIILSIAPSLFIALYIYFRDKFEKEPLHLLLKTFVWGILISSIVVPIEYFLMAYGSISASSRLSFIVFEAFIVAGLTEEYFKRLVALRVAFDTPHFNQPFDGIVYSVFSAVGFAAIENVAYVYQAFQASYDAAVSVLVLRGVMAVPAHAMFGIIMGYYLGFAKFAPEIRSYWYFKASLVIPMLLHGIYDFVLMLNVYGALAIVGVYEVLLFAYCLRLIKRSQEISRLYF, from the coding sequence GTGACGCTTTATAAACTGATTATTTTGAGCATAGCTCCTTCTTTGTTCATAGCTCTTTATATTTATTTTAGGGACAAATTTGAAAAAGAACCTCTTCATCTTCTTTTGAAAACCTTTGTATGGGGGATACTTATTAGCTCTATTGTTGTGCCAATTGAATATTTTTTAATGGCATATGGCAGCATTTCTGCCTCAAGCAGACTCTCATTTATTGTATTTGAGGCGTTTATTGTTGCAGGTCTTACAGAAGAATATTTCAAAAGGCTTGTTGCGCTAAGAGTGGCTTTTGACACTCCACATTTTAATCAGCCGTTTGACGGAATAGTTTATAGTGTATTCTCTGCCGTTGGGTTTGCTGCAATTGAGAATGTAGCCTATGTTTATCAAGCTTTTCAAGCCTCGTATGACGCTGCAGTTTCAGTTCTTGTTCTAAGAGGTGTGATGGCAGTACCTGCACATGCTATGTTTGGAATTATAATGGGGTATTATTTGGGTTTTGCAAAGTTTGCACCAGAGATCAGAAGTTACTGGTATTTTAAGGCTTCTCTTGTTATTCCTATGCTTCTGCATGGAATTTATGATTTTGTGCTCATGCTAAATGTCTATGGAGCGCTTGCCATTGTTGGTGTGTATGAGGTTTTATTGTTTGCTTATTGTCTAAGGTTAATTAAAAGAAGTCAAGAGATTTCAAGGTTATACTTTTAA